The Paenibacillus sp. RUD330 genome has a segment encoding these proteins:
- a CDS encoding helix-turn-helix transcriptional regulator, giving the protein MNDDNQKQVHLDEDESEKGKGIEISDSFGLLLKHFRLLRNYSLKELEDISGVSSSYIFRLESGERKSPSISKIFQICEALDIPYHEALKTAFKDVEKERTMENTLQEMMISNDFMLDGELVSREIKEIFVKINDHVITCPWKEQTKVRDLFVLSELIDELKIAM; this is encoded by the coding sequence ATGAATGACGACAATCAGAAGCAGGTGCATTTGGATGAGGATGAATCGGAAAAAGGGAAGGGGATAGAAATCTCGGACAGCTTCGGACTATTACTTAAACATTTTAGGTTACTGCGGAACTATTCACTCAAGGAGCTGGAGGATATTAGCGGGGTCAGTTCCTCATACATTTTCAGACTTGAATCAGGAGAAAGAAAGTCGCCGTCCATCTCGAAAATATTTCAGATCTGCGAAGCACTGGATATTCCATATCACGAGGCCCTAAAAACAGCTTTCAAAGATGTAGAGAAAGAAAGGACTATGGAAAATACGTTGCAAGAAATGATGATCTCAAACGATTTCATGCTTGATGGAGAACTAGTGAGTAGGGAAATAAAGGAAATTTTTGTGAAGATCAATGATCATGTAATTACTTGCCCATGGAAAGAACAAACAAAAGTACGAGATTTGTTCGTTTTATCTGAGCTGATTGATGAATTAAAAATTGCAATGTAG
- a CDS encoding MBL fold metallo-hydrolase, giving the protein MITRIMKLTFAMIMSIVLLVGCTQTNSIVQQIHGNDNADVKQVAETKSTTQQSVSETTTSSIDLIKSSEESTQSKKQATSPEVLKGNMAVHFIDVGQGASQLIVGPSGKTMLIDAGNNDKEELIVAYLKKQKVNKIDILIGTHPDADHIGGLDAVIDNFDIGKIYMPKVQSNTKTFEDVLLAIQRKGLKITTAKAGLTLEWESNVTVKMIAPVNQYDETNEMSAVIHLSYGSTSFLLTGDAEAGSEKDMISSNANLRADVLMVGHHGSKSSTTQAFLNAVQPTYAVIQVGIDNKYGHPTSEVFQRLNAKKIKIYRNDEQGNIIFTTNGKEITVKTSGGGSPSKSTAKPSEPAAAKPTEVPKKQEDNVVYKNCTAVREAGKAPLHKGDPGYSTKLDRDGDGIACE; this is encoded by the coding sequence TTGATTACAAGAATAATGAAATTAACATTTGCAATGATCATGTCTATTGTTTTACTTGTCGGTTGTACTCAAACAAATTCGATCGTACAGCAAATCCATGGCAATGACAATGCAGATGTGAAACAGGTCGCCGAAACAAAGTCAACTACTCAGCAATCGGTATCAGAAACAACAACATCATCTATTGATTTGATTAAATCGAGTGAAGAATCAACTCAATCCAAAAAACAAGCGACGAGTCCCGAAGTGTTGAAAGGGAACATGGCTGTTCATTTTATTGATGTAGGTCAAGGCGCATCTCAGCTCATTGTTGGACCATCGGGTAAGACAATGTTGATTGATGCAGGCAATAACGATAAAGAGGAATTGATTGTAGCCTATTTGAAGAAACAGAAGGTTAACAAAATTGATATTTTGATCGGAACTCATCCCGATGCCGACCATATTGGCGGATTGGATGCGGTCATTGATAATTTCGATATTGGCAAGATCTATATGCCGAAGGTACAGTCTAATACAAAGACCTTTGAAGATGTCCTATTAGCAATTCAAAGGAAGGGATTGAAGATTACCACAGCAAAAGCAGGTTTAACACTTGAGTGGGAGTCGAATGTGACAGTAAAGATGATTGCTCCTGTCAATCAGTACGATGAAACGAATGAAATGAGTGCGGTTATTCATCTTAGTTACGGCTCTACCTCCTTTTTGCTCACAGGTGACGCTGAGGCTGGATCCGAAAAAGATATGATTAGCTCCAATGCAAATTTACGGGCTGATGTCTTGATGGTCGGGCATCATGGTTCAAAATCATCTACAACTCAAGCCTTCTTAAATGCTGTTCAACCAACATATGCTGTCATCCAGGTCGGCATAGACAACAAATACGGTCATCCAACCTCTGAGGTGTTTCAGCGGCTAAACGCTAAGAAAATCAAGATATATCGGAATGACGAACAAGGAAATATCATTTTCACAACGAATGGCAAGGAAATAACAGTAAAGACATCGGGTGGAGGGAGTCCATCGAAATCGACTGCAAAGCCATCCGAGCCAGCGGCGGCAAAGCCGACTGAAGTTCCGAAAAAGCAGGAAGATAATGTGGTGTACAAGAACTGTACAGCAGTCAGAGAGGCTGGGAAGGCTCCGTTACACAAAGGCGATCCTGGCTATTCCACAAAGCTAGATAGGGATGGCGATGGCATAGCATGTGAATGA
- a CDS encoding YgiT-type zinc finger protein: MESICTCGKTKEFRVGSNELFVGTRKIVIHNIPHYFCSQCNKESYDSKLPVDAALKYAYKNNVAEFNWEEYKAYASAYEKAFEIGILMVVRRMADSGMQMEEVAKYTDYSPGELERLLEDEADLIKERMQYHIHASAFEREWHRQMKEASDQTIEGRLSKIKARIQVFQSQYGDTYENCFGHLADDFEIDAHPEAVDIFDWRDLEKEKDRIELALEDDFQDGVFAIPSSSKVKVRALFNYCKQVGKEPSELSADELEQFMEE, from the coding sequence ATGGAATCTATTTGTACTTGTGGCAAAACCAAAGAGTTTAGAGTCGGCTCGAATGAATTATTCGTAGGTACTCGGAAAATCGTCATTCATAACATTCCACATTACTTCTGTTCGCAATGCAACAAGGAGTCATATGATTCAAAGTTACCCGTTGATGCTGCACTAAAATATGCTTACAAGAACAATGTAGCTGAGTTCAATTGGGAAGAATATAAGGCGTATGCATCTGCATATGAAAAAGCTTTCGAGATCGGTATATTAATGGTTGTCAGAAGGATGGCCGATAGCGGGATGCAAATGGAAGAGGTCGCTAAGTATACCGACTATTCCCCTGGTGAGTTGGAGCGATTGCTTGAAGACGAAGCTGATTTGATAAAAGAAAGAATGCAATATCACATCCACGCATCTGCATTTGAAAGAGAATGGCATCGACAAATGAAGGAAGCAAGTGATCAGACGATTGAAGGAAGATTGAGCAAGATTAAAGCACGGATCCAGGTGTTTCAATCACAGTATGGCGATACATATGAAAACTGTTTTGGTCATCTTGCTGACGACTTTGAAATAGACGCCCACCCCGAAGCTGTAGACATCTTTGATTGGCGGGATCTCGAAAAAGAGAAGGATCGCATCGAACTTGCACTTGAAGATGATTTTCAAGATGGCGTTTTCGCTATACCTTCATCCTCAAAAGTAAAGGTTCGTGCATTGTTTAATTATTGCAAACAGGTTGGCAAGGAACCGTCTGAACTTAGTGCAGATGAGCTTGAGCAGTTTATGGAAGAATGA
- a CDS encoding DUF3006 domain-containing protein → MKGIVDRFEGEFVVIEINGVTKDFARSEVDSAVEPGDSVILIDGKWVTDDDETKSRVGVIKELMKDVWED, encoded by the coding sequence ATGAAGGGGATAGTTGATCGATTTGAAGGCGAATTCGTTGTCATTGAGATAAACGGAGTAACGAAGGACTTTGCAAGATCGGAAGTGGACAGTGCCGTTGAGCCTGGAGATTCAGTGATCCTGATTGATGGCAAATGGGTGACTGATGATGATGAAACGAAAAGTAGAGTTGGGGTAATAAAAGAGCTGATGAAGGATGTTTGGGAGGATTAG